The Thalassoglobus sp. JC818 genome includes a region encoding these proteins:
- a CDS encoding ABC transporter ATP-binding protein, with the protein MLAIEAKNLSKTYRVYQKHEGILASLRGLFQREYKTVRAVRDVSFQIETGEMIAFLGPNGAGKTTTLKLLSGLIVPTSGDAQVLGFTPWERANTFRRRFSLVMGQKNQLWWDLPAQESFQLHKEIYRIEPVAFQNRLSELTELLEVQDLVGQPVRELSLGERMRMELIAALLHSPEVLLLDEPTIGLDVVSQRKVQEFLRYYQAEQKITVILTSHYMKDVEALCSRAVIINDGEIKHDGSLAGIVDQFSKHKVIQLQFAAGQVASDLARFGTVLEQNGPRVRIEVDRQRVPTVLSTLLTEYRIEDVGVQDRPLEEVIAEVFSATDSNAPVGVSQT; encoded by the coding sequence ATGCTCGCCATTGAAGCAAAAAATCTTTCTAAGACTTACCGCGTGTACCAAAAACACGAGGGAATCCTGGCCTCACTCCGTGGACTCTTCCAGCGAGAATACAAAACCGTTCGCGCCGTTCGAGACGTCAGCTTCCAAATCGAAACTGGAGAAATGATCGCGTTTCTCGGTCCGAACGGAGCGGGAAAAACGACCACTCTAAAGTTGCTGTCCGGACTGATCGTCCCCACGTCCGGCGATGCACAGGTCCTCGGCTTCACTCCATGGGAACGCGCAAACACATTCCGGCGGCGGTTTTCTCTGGTCATGGGTCAGAAGAATCAGCTCTGGTGGGATCTCCCTGCTCAAGAGTCCTTTCAACTCCATAAAGAAATCTACCGCATAGAACCTGTCGCTTTTCAGAATCGACTTTCCGAGTTGACCGAACTCCTCGAAGTTCAGGATCTCGTTGGCCAACCAGTCCGGGAACTCTCACTCGGCGAGCGGATGCGAATGGAATTGATCGCAGCATTGCTTCACAGCCCGGAAGTGCTGCTGCTCGACGAACCAACAATCGGGCTGGATGTCGTTTCGCAACGCAAAGTCCAGGAATTCTTGCGCTACTATCAGGCCGAGCAGAAAATCACAGTCATTCTGACCAGTCATTACATGAAAGATGTGGAAGCCCTCTGTTCACGGGCAGTCATCATCAATGACGGAGAAATCAAACACGACGGATCACTGGCTGGCATTGTCGATCAATTTAGCAAGCACAAAGTCATCCAACTTCAGTTTGCAGCGGGACAGGTCGCGTCTGACCTCGCAAGATTCGGAACAGTCCTCGAACAGAACGGTCCGCGCGTTCGAATTGAAGTCGACCGCCAGCGTGTCCCAACAGTTCTTTCGACACTCTTGACGGAGTATCGAATCGAGGATGTCGGTGTCCAGGACCGACCGCTCGAAGAAGTCATCGCGGAAGTCTTTTCAGCGACCGATTCAAATGCTCCGGTCGGAGTCAGTCAAACCTGA